The genomic stretch GTTGATATCGTGCAAAAAAATCTCGTCAAGTAACAGGGGTCACCCACGCACGAATCAGCGCGGCAAGCCCCCTACCTGTTAACCAAGCTAGCGACAAGCCAAACAGCAACATCAGAGCTATACCACTAAGACCAAGTGGCCTTAGACTGTGCAAAGGTAGAAGCGCACCGGTCCAGTGCGACCATGAACTCCGCACTTTCAGCACCTGAGAGGTCTTGGGCTCGATATAGATGCGCGTATTGTCTTCGTAATAAAATATAAGATACGGTCGTCCGACCTTGGGCTGATAAATCTTAAGGGGATCCGCGTCATTTCTAACGGCGGCTGCAGCCAAACGCGCTGACGACATTTCAGCTTCATTCAATTGATAAGCGCCTGCGACGTGAATCGTCTCCGTGACTGGAATAGGATCCAACCAATTGCTCAGTGGCTCGACGAAATTGAGCACTGCGCCGATACTAGCCACCACCGCGATGGGGATGCCGAGCACCATGCCAATCACAGCATGCCGTGAGGGCTTGCGCCCTTTCAATCGTACAAGCGATTTTAGTCCCGACACCACCATTAACCAGAGTCCAAGTCCCGCCACAGATATGAGCACGCGACCAGGCCAGCCAGCCACTAAACCTCGATGAAGATCGTAAATAAATGGCCAAGGATCACGGGCACCAAGGATACCGCTCGCGGTAATTGGCGCTTTGAGGGCTAGCACACATCCCGTGAGCGCCACGATAAATAGCGGCATGCCAATGAAAAGTGCTGCCAAACGGTGGCGCTGGCGATGCTGATAGATATTGGGGCGACGGCGGCTCACGGTCATCGCGGCTTATCTCTCGCCCATTGCATTAACTTGCGTGGCGAGGGCTAGGCCACGACCGTTAGTTGCAGTTTCGGTGACGGGCCTGGTCCAAGGACTACCGAGGGGGACATAGGTAGCCTCAGCATCCTTACCGACGAGAACGCGTGTGATCAGGTTAGTCTTGGCCGGTAGCGGTTCGCCAGCGAGTAAGTCCCGGAGCATGGGTGAAGCAGCGCTCTCACCATACTCTACTAGGTAACCAGTCACGGTGCGCTCGACAGCCTGCCAAAGCCGCGCCTCAAGCGCAGGACGCCCGAAGCTCAGCTGTCTGACCGCCTCAACGAGATGATTGGAGAAGAGGCAGTAGGCAAACCTTTTCCACGCCTTGAGCTCGCTGTAATAGAGCTCTACTTTATCTGCTGCAGTTAGATCACGGGTGAATTCCGCGCTAACACGCTCCGCCACAAGCCGCGCATTTTCAAAATCACGCAAATATGTTGCCGTTGGCCAACCGTCTTTAAAGCCCATGACGATATTCTGCAGGTGTGGCTCAAACATGATGCCCATACGCGAATAAAGATATAGGAGCGGCGGGACCAAGGCCTCCGTGTAGGCGCCGAACCAGCGCTCTATGTCGTCGTCGCTAGGCTCGGATCCGAGTCCAGCCGCAACCATAAGTTGGCGAATCATGGACCGCCCACGATCACCGTTGCCAAATAGCGCTGCTGCAAGCAGAGGCACTGTGTCGCCACTCGTATCGATGGTGCGGCGCAGCATCATCCCAAAGCCCTCAGTAATCGCCTGCTGCTCCGCGGACGGGGCATCTGGTAGCACTACCGTCAGAAATGCCAATTCATCCAAGTATGCGAACTGCGGGAAAGCTTGCTGCATGCTGGGGCGGATGGCAGCCATCATGCGGTTGACGCGCAGTGATGCGGCGAGTTCCGGCAAGGCATTACGCCGCAAACAATTGGTGATGCGAAAGCTGAGCGAAAGTTTGTAAAAGTAGGCGCTTTCTGCCGCAAATAGTGTGCGTACAGAGGCCGTAGGATGAAACTTTTTGCCGTAGGCACCTAAATACCGCATGTGCCCATCACGGATCGCGTCGGTCACGCCAACAAACTGGCACAAATAGCGCGCCTGCCATGGGTGCACCGGGACCAACGCCCACCCGTCATCAGGAATCAGGTGCTTGGGACCATCGGCAGCCGTTAGCTCAGTCGCCGCCCGTTCAAGGCAGCTATCTTGTCGCGTGAACTCCCTGCGCACGGCAAAATAATGGAGCTGAAACGAGGCATGCGCCTCTGGTGAATATAGATGCAGCTCGTCCGGGGCGATGCCACTACGCGCCTTGGGCGTCGGATGAAATGGATGCCCATAGGCTAGCGACTGCTCGGATTTAATGTAGGCAACGGCAGGATCAGCTAGGTTAAGAATGGACGGAGGCATCACGCTCAGGATCCAGGCGGTCACCTGCGCGCTCAAACCCATCTGGACCAATAGATCACTGTTTAGTGGCCGATTGAATCGCAGAGCCAGCTCCGTCACGACGAGCTTGGCTAGCGCACTGCGACCCAACTTAGTCTCGCCAGCTGAGCCCTCGAGGGATATTTCGCCCAAATGCCGGATCCCTACCAGCGATTGACGATCGACCGCGGCTAGGACCGCTGCCCCCGAAAAAGGCAGGGCAATGCGAGCCAAGAACGGATAGGCGCGAGACTGTCCGGTCTGACTCGCGCCTGCAAGCCAGGTGACTAAACCGTTTGGTGCAGCGATCTCG from Deltaproteobacteria bacterium encodes the following:
- a CDS encoding PepSY domain-containing protein, which translates into the protein MTVSRRRPNIYQHRQRHRLAALFIGMPLFIVALTGCVLALKAPITASGILGARDPWPFIYDLHRGLVAGWPGRVLISVAGLGLWLMVVSGLKSLVRLKGRKPSRHAVIGMVLGIPIAVVASIGAVLNFVEPLSNWLDPIPVTETIHVAGAYQLNEAEMSSARLAAAAVRNDADPLKIYQPKVGRPYLIFYYEDNTRIYIEPKTSQVLKVRSSWSHWTGALLPLHSLRPLGLSGIALMLLFGLSLAWLTGRGLAALIRAWVTPVT
- a CDS encoding iron transporter, with amino-acid sequence MTAAAPDGLEQLPTEFCEEADLHAAHAVLQCYWREIAAPNGLVTWLAGASQTGQSRAYPFLARIALPFSGAAVLAAVDRQSLVGIRHLGEISLEGSAGETKLGRSALAKLVVTELALRFNRPLNSDLLVQMGLSAQVTAWILSVMPPSILNLADPAVAYIKSEQSLAYGHPFHPTPKARSGIAPDELHLYSPEAHASFQLHYFAVRREFTRQDSCLERAATELTAADGPKHLIPDDGWALVPVHPWQARYLCQFVGVTDAIRDGHMRYLGAYGKKFHPTASVRTLFAAESAYFYKLSLSFRITNCLRRNALPELAASLRVNRMMAAIRPSMQQAFPQFAYLDELAFLTVVLPDAPSAEQQAITEGFGMMLRRTIDTSGDTVPLLAAALFGNGDRGRSMIRQLMVAAGLGSEPSDDDIERWFGAYTEALVPPLLYLYSRMGIMFEPHLQNIVMGFKDGWPTATYLRDFENARLVAERVSAEFTRDLTAADKVELYYSELKAWKRFAYCLFSNHLVEAVRQLSFGRPALEARLWQAVERTVTGYLVEYGESAASPMLRDLLAGEPLPAKTNLITRVLVGKDAEATYVPLGSPWTRPVTETATNGRGLALATQVNAMGER